A window from Telopea speciosissima isolate NSW1024214 ecotype Mountain lineage chromosome 8, Tspe_v1, whole genome shotgun sequence encodes these proteins:
- the LOC122672283 gene encoding uncharacterized protein LOC122672283 encodes MNGKRVEIHDTPPTCEDFRSNTPQQTTPAESTPAQTEVESEALGPLIDGNRTITPSLVHSQENTEKQNERPVGEGPQPNEYTPRVPFPDALKTPSSLPYGKQGEKMKEMLDLFQQVHINLPLLDAIKQVPAYAKFLKDLCTQKRKLRNQTPKTIHLTEQESAVITDLPPKLKDPGELKSTKVILQLADRSVKRPCGLLEDVLMKVDDLYFPVDFLVLDMESTSAKLPPIILGHPFLATANACINCRSGAMDISFGNKKLRLNIFNASLGPYREDECFALDMIDEAVSQYTSQILTNDPLQLVMSYGAEGFDEEAYTEEVNAMLDLKPSSRQPPWTYRYEPLPPLATSPKPSSLESPLQLELKPLPHTLKYAFLGKEETLPVIISFDLTNRQESLLLEVFSAHKASIGWSLADLKGINPSVYMHRIYCEDGAKSM; translated from the exons ATGAATGGTAAGAGGGTGGAAATACATGACACACCACCTACCTGTGAGGACTTCCGCTCTAATACCCCTCAACAGACCACACCAGCAGAGTCAACCCCAGCCCAAACAGAAGTTGAATCAGAGGCATTGGGGCCTCTCATTGATGGGAATAGAACCATTACACCTTCTTTGGTCCATTCCCAGGAAAATACTGAGAAGCAGAACGAGCGACCAGTTGGGGAGGGACCTCAACCGAATGAGTATACACCCCGAGTCCCTTTCCCTGATGCTCTCAAAACTCCATCCTCTCTCCCATATGGGAAGCaaggagagaagatgaaggagatgttGGATTTGTTTCAACAAGTCCACATCAACCTTCCATTATTGGATGCAATCAAGCAGGTTCCAGCTTACGCTAAGTTTCTGAAAGACCTATGCACTCAGAAGCGTAAGCTAAGGAACCAAACTCCCAAAACCATACACCTCACAGAACAGGAAAGTGCAGTTATCACTGACCTACCCCCCAAACTGAAGGATCCTG GAGAGTTGAAGTCCACTAAAGTCATACTTCAGTTAGCTGATCGTTCTGTGAAAAGACCTTGCGGACTTCTAGAGGATGTTCTTATGAAGGTAGATGATTTATACTTCCCAGTGGACTTCCTAGTCCTTGATATGGAATCTACCtcagccaagcttccccctatcataCTAGGGCATCCATTCTTGGCGACCGCCAATGCTTGCATTAACTGCAGGTCAGGTGCCATGGACATATCATTTGGGAACAAGAAGCTTCGGCTAAACATCTTTAATGCATCCCTAGGACCCTACAGAGAAGACGAGTGCTTTGCTCTAGATATGATTGATGAAGCTGTATCTCAGTACACTTCCCAGATCCTTACAAATGATCCTCTACAACTTGTGATGTCCTATGGAGCAGAAGGCTTTGATGAAGAGGCCTATACTGAAGAGGTGAACGCCATGTTAGATCTTAAACCCTCTTCCAGGCAGCCTCCCTGGACCTATAGATATGAGCCTTTGCCACCCTTGGCTACATCCCCTAAGCCCTCTTCTCTGGAGTCCCCTCTACAACTGGAACTCAAGCCTCTGCCCCATACCTTAAAATATGCATTCTTGGGCAAGGAAGAGACTCTGCCGGTTATCATATCCTTTGATCTCACTAACAGGCAAGAGTCCCTCCTATTGGAGGTTTTCTCAGCTCACAAAGCTTCGATTGGCTGGTCTTTAGCTGATCTGAAGGGTATTAACCCTTCTGTTTATATGCATCGTATCTACTGTGAAGACGGAGCTAAATCCATGTGA